The Leptospira selangorensis genome segment TGACCTTGGATTCTGCATTTGCTACTTTCTTATATGATTCTCGTCCAGGCAAAAGTCGCTGGCATAAAGGGCTTTGCAAAATGTTCGGGGTTCGTCCGGAACATCTTCCTGATCTAATACAGTCCACAGATCTGATCGGCGGTCTGACTGAAATATCCGCAAAGGAATTGGGATTAAAGGAAGGAACTGCAGTTTTCGGCGGAGGAGGGGACGCTACTCTGATAGGTATCGGAGCAGGCGCTGTAGAAGAGGGTGACACTCATATTTACGCGGGAACTTCCGGTTGGGTTTCTACAGTGACTAAAAAAAGAACTGTGGATATCAACGCGAGGATTGCATCTATCGTAGGTGCAAGAGCGGGTTTTTATAATTATTTCGGAGAACAGGAAACTTCCGGCAAATGTCTACAATGGGTCAAGGACCATCTTGCACTAGACGAGATAGATGTTTATTTAGAAAAAAAGAATGTAACGGAAGGAGAAGATGCGGTTCACGAAAGTCTTTTCGCATACTTATTCGAATCCATCAAGGACACTCCTGCAGGAAGTGATGGAGTTATCTTCACTCCTTGGTTACATGGAAACCGTTGTCCTTTTGAAGATCCTGCTGCAAGAGGAATGTTCTTCAATATCGGTCTGGACACAGGGAAAAGAAAACTTATCCGGTCTGTGATAGAAGGTATTTCTTTTCATAAACGTTGGATCTTAGAATTATCTCATGCTAAAGTTCCTGCTTCTTCTACAATTCGATTTGTGGGTGGAGTGGCTCGTTCTCCAATCATTTGCCAGATCTTAGCGGATATTACTGGTAGAACGATCGAAACGATAGATCATCCTCAAAATGCGGGGGCAACGGGTGCGGCCGCGATCGCTGCATTAGGATTAGGTAAAATTCATTCTTTCGAAGAGATCAAAAATTTAATACCGAGCAAGGAAAGATGGAACCCGAATCCTGCAAATAAATCGGTATACGACCGGAATTTTTCCGTATTCAAAAAATTGTACGAGGCTAATAAG includes the following:
- a CDS encoding xylulokinase; the encoded protein is MKSKVYVLAYDIGTTGTKTCLFEIGDRLTLVNSATQEYGLTLLEGGGVEQDPQDWWNSMKDTTAQVLKETKLDPAEIRGISFCSQMQGLVLVDKDLKPVRPAMSYMDQRAREQMKKGIEHGIKIEGLNAYKLLRSLQITGAVAGSVKDPLWKYKWVEAKEAEKFARVHKWLDVKDYLTTRCTGRATMTLDSAFATFLYDSRPGKSRWHKGLCKMFGVRPEHLPDLIQSTDLIGGLTEISAKELGLKEGTAVFGGGGDATLIGIGAGAVEEGDTHIYAGTSGWVSTVTKKRTVDINARIASIVGARAGFYNYFGEQETSGKCLQWVKDHLALDEIDVYLEKKNVTEGEDAVHESLFAYLFESIKDTPAGSDGVIFTPWLHGNRCPFEDPAARGMFFNIGLDTGKRKLIRSVIEGISFHKRWILELSHAKVPASSTIRFVGGVARSPIICQILADITGRTIETIDHPQNAGATGAAAIAALGLGKIHSFEEIKNLIPSKERWNPNPANKSVYDRNFSVFKKLYEANKAHYAILNTYK